The window AGCGCCGCGCCGCCGCCGGGCAGCACGCCGAGGAACGAGCCGATCGCGGTGCCCCGCGCCATGGCGGGGAAGGCCTGCCGGAGGTCCGCCCAGCTCGGCATCAGGCTGCCGACCTTCTGAGCCACCACGCGACGCTCGGGCGAACGCTCGAGGTTGGCGATGATTTCGCCGAGGCCGAACAGGCCCATGGCGACGGGGACGAAATCGAGCCCGTCCGCGAGGTTCGGGATGCCGAAGGTCATGCGCGAGGCGCCGGAGGAGACGTCGATGCCGACGATCCCGAGGATCAGCCCCAGCACGATCATGGCGAGGGCCTTGGCGACCGAGCCGTGGGCGAGCACCACCGCGGCGATCAGGCCGAGCACCAGCAGGGAGAAGTACTCCACCGCCGTGAACTTGAGCGCGAGCGCGGCGAGCGGGAGCGCGAGCAACGCGATGACGATGGTGGCGACGGTGCCGGCGAAGAACGAGGAGAGCGCGGCGATCGCGAGCGCGTGCCCGGCGCGGCCCTTCTTCGCCATCTGGTGGCCATCGATGCAGGTGACGACCGAAGAGGTCTCGCCCGGCACGTTGACCAGGATCGCCGTGGTCGAGCCGCCGTACTGCGCGCCGTAGAAGATGCCGGCTAGCATGATGAAGGCGGTCGCGGGCTCCAGCCCGAAGGTGAAGGGCAGCAGCAGCGCGACGGTCGGGATCGGCCCGATGCCGGGCAGCACGCCGATCGCGGTGCCGATCAGGACGCCGAACAGGCAGTAGAGCAGGTTCTGCGGCTCGACCGCGACCTGCAGGCCGAGGAACAGGCTGTCG is drawn from Methylopila sp. 73B and contains these coding sequences:
- a CDS encoding tripartite tricarboxylate transporter permease, whose amino-acid sequence is MELFDSLFLGLQVAVEPQNLLYCLFGVLIGTAIGVLPGIGPIPTVALLLPFTFGLEPATAFIMLAGIFYGAQYGGSTTAILVNVPGETSSVVTCIDGHQMAKKGRAGHALAIAALSSFFAGTVATIVIALLALPLAALALKFTAVEYFSLLVLGLIAAVVLAHGSVAKALAMIVLGLILGIVGIDVSSGASRMTFGIPNLADGLDFVPVAMGLFGLGEIIANLERSPERRVVAQKVGSLMPSWADLRQAFPAMARGTAIGSFLGVLPGGGAALPPFTAYALEKKFAKDPSRFGHGAIEGVAGPEAANNAGAQTSFIPLLTLGIPSNALMALMIGALMMHGIQPGPQIMTEQPALVWGLIASMWTGNLMLLVINLPMIGIWISMLKIPYRLMFPAIVLFCCIGAYGISNSMFNVWLMLGCAAIGYFFIKVGVEPAPLLLGLVLGPQLEENFRRAMLLADGDVTVFVTSPISAVILAIVALLLIAMFSPKIAAKREEALVE